From a single Planctellipticum variicoloris genomic region:
- a CDS encoding 3'(2'),5'-bisphosphate nucleotidase gives MAIAAVRDAARICRSVQAGITPESLAKKDRSPVTVADFGSQAVVCRVIGQSFPHDPIIAEEDSSALQTEENAPFLHRIHDEICRECVQASKDEICRWIDLGGAADYSHRFWTLDPIDGTKGFLRGEQYAISLALILEGQIEIGVLGCPNLPPAPGADAGSLFYAVRGKGAWLQPLDGPGAPVQIHVSKTADPALARFCESVESGHSAHDTSAEIARTLGLTAPPVRMDSQAKYGVVARGEADAYLRLPTRADYSEQIWDHAGGVLVVEEAGGRVTDVAGLPLDFTHGRQLKANRGVIVTNGVLHEAILAAVKEAGVK, from the coding sequence AGAAGGATCGTAGTCCGGTAACGGTGGCCGATTTCGGCAGCCAGGCGGTTGTCTGCCGGGTGATCGGTCAGTCGTTCCCGCACGATCCGATCATCGCCGAGGAGGACTCGTCGGCGTTGCAGACGGAAGAGAACGCGCCGTTTCTGCACCGCATCCACGACGAAATCTGCCGGGAGTGCGTCCAGGCGTCGAAGGATGAGATCTGCCGCTGGATCGACTTGGGAGGGGCGGCCGACTACTCGCACCGTTTCTGGACGCTCGACCCGATCGACGGGACGAAGGGATTTCTCCGCGGCGAACAGTATGCGATCTCACTGGCCCTGATTCTGGAAGGGCAGATCGAGATCGGCGTGCTGGGCTGCCCGAATTTGCCGCCGGCTCCAGGTGCTGATGCGGGATCACTGTTTTATGCGGTCCGCGGCAAGGGGGCCTGGCTGCAGCCGCTCGATGGTCCCGGCGCCCCGGTTCAGATTCATGTTTCCAAAACTGCAGATCCGGCTCTCGCTCGATTCTGCGAATCGGTCGAGTCGGGACACAGCGCCCACGACACCTCCGCCGAAATCGCCCGCACGCTGGGCCTGACGGCGCCGCCGGTCCGGATGGACAGCCAGGCGAAATACGGCGTCGTCGCGCGGGGCGAAGCTGACGCCTATCTGCGTCTGCCGACCCGCGCGGACTATTCCGAGCAGATCTGGGATCACGCCGGCGGCGTGCTGGTGGTCGAAGAAGCGGGCGGACGAGTGACGGACGTCGCCGGCCTCCCCCTCGACTTCACCCACGGTCGGCAGCTCAAGGCCAACCGGGGCGTGATCGTCACGAATGGCGTGTTACACGAGGCGATTCTGGCGGCGGTGAAGGAGGCGGGAGTGAAGTAG
- a CDS encoding amidohydrolase family protein, with product MSLLSRRSFLQQSAIAALAAAASPSAFAAEAPSLIVDTHQHLWDLDNLKLPWLAGAPEILRHTYGPTEYAVATKGLRMRAIYMEVDVDATMHDREADYVIGLCKSGKVPTEAAVLGGRPASPDFGAYLDRHREGGYLKGVRQVLHGGETPRGTCLKDEFVAGVRLLGKKGLKFDLCLRPTELADGLKLTELCPDTQFVLDHCGNADVVAFSGGKGSHEPDQWKKDIDALSKRPNLICKISGIVARAPEGWKPADLAPIVNHCLDAFGPDRVVFGGDWPVCLLGSPLQGWVSALAEIIAKRPQAEREKLWSGNAIRHYGLKA from the coding sequence ATGAGCCTTCTGTCCCGCCGATCGTTCCTGCAGCAGTCTGCAATCGCCGCTCTGGCCGCCGCCGCGTCCCCGTCCGCCTTCGCTGCCGAGGCCCCGTCGCTGATCGTCGATACTCACCAGCACCTGTGGGACCTCGACAACCTGAAGCTCCCGTGGCTGGCCGGGGCGCCGGAGATTCTCCGCCACACGTACGGTCCGACGGAGTACGCCGTGGCGACGAAGGGCCTCCGCATGCGGGCCATCTACATGGAAGTCGACGTCGACGCGACCATGCACGACCGGGAAGCGGACTACGTCATCGGACTGTGCAAATCCGGGAAAGTCCCGACCGAAGCCGCAGTCCTCGGCGGTCGACCGGCGTCCCCGGATTTCGGAGCCTATCTCGACCGCCATCGCGAAGGAGGCTATCTGAAGGGAGTCCGTCAGGTGCTGCACGGCGGCGAAACGCCCCGCGGCACATGCCTGAAGGACGAATTCGTCGCCGGCGTCCGCCTGCTGGGCAAGAAGGGGCTCAAGTTTGACCTCTGCCTGCGGCCGACGGAGCTGGCCGACGGCCTCAAGCTGACCGAACTCTGCCCCGACACGCAGTTTGTCCTCGATCACTGCGGCAACGCCGATGTCGTAGCGTTCTCCGGCGGCAAAGGAAGCCACGAGCCAGATCAATGGAAAAAGGACATCGACGCCCTGTCGAAGCGGCCGAACCTGATCTGCAAGATTTCCGGAATCGTGGCCCGCGCTCCAGAGGGCTGGAAACCGGCCGACCTGGCCCCCATCGTCAACCACTGTCTCGACGCCTTCGGCCCGGACCGCGTGGTCTTCGGCGGCGATTGGCCGGTCTGCCTGCTGGGAAGCCCGCTGCAGGGCTGGGTCTCCGCCCTGGCAGAAATCATCGCGAAACGCCCGCAGGCCGAGCGTGAAAAACTCTGGTCCGGCAACGCCATCAGGCACTACGGATTGAAGGCCTAA
- a CDS encoding RluA family pseudouridine synthase: MAGLMETPPPAPLWELLLEDGPLLAVNKSAGLLTQGVPHKLPALEWLVKDYLREKYQKPGNVYLGVPHRLDRPVSGIVVLAKNSKAAARLAEQFRERQVRKFYYGVTEVVPDRPADNFRDWLLKDAEAAHVQVVVPQTPGAKLAELRYRTLQVVDGRALVEVELITGRMHQIRVQFASRGWPIVGDVQYGAREPFPGVSEYDAQASMIALHAGQLHLSHPVRYDRLHLQAPLPAAWALLGFDLEIVLPRQLSPGMEPPTS, from the coding sequence GTGGCCGGACTTATGGAAACGCCGCCCCCCGCTCCCCTCTGGGAACTACTGCTCGAAGACGGCCCGCTCCTGGCGGTCAACAAATCCGCCGGGCTGCTGACGCAAGGCGTGCCGCATAAACTGCCCGCCCTGGAATGGCTGGTCAAGGACTACCTGCGGGAGAAGTACCAGAAGCCGGGCAATGTCTACCTGGGAGTGCCGCACCGCCTCGACCGTCCGGTCTCGGGGATCGTCGTGCTGGCGAAGAACTCCAAAGCCGCAGCCCGGCTCGCGGAACAGTTTCGCGAGCGGCAGGTCCGGAAGTTCTATTACGGCGTGACCGAAGTCGTGCCCGACCGACCGGCGGACAATTTTCGGGACTGGCTGTTGAAAGACGCGGAGGCGGCTCATGTGCAGGTCGTCGTGCCGCAGACTCCCGGCGCGAAGCTGGCCGAGCTTCGCTACCGGACGCTGCAGGTCGTGGATGGCCGGGCGCTGGTGGAGGTGGAGCTGATCACCGGCCGGATGCACCAGATCCGGGTCCAGTTCGCCAGCCGGGGCTGGCCGATTGTGGGCGACGTGCAGTACGGAGCCCGGGAGCCGTTTCCTGGCGTGAGCGAGTACGACGCGCAGGCTTCGATGATTGCGCTGCATGCGGGCCAGTTGCACCTGAGCCACCCGGTGCGCTACGACCGGCTGCACTTGCAGGCTCCGTTGCCCGCGGCGTGGGCGCTGCTGGGGTTCGATCTGGAAATCGTACTGCCGCGGCAGTTATCGCCGGGCATGGAGCCTCCGACGTCGTAG
- a CDS encoding IS4 family transposase — MAEKGLTEEERRELIGPLAGTVLLRRIFPLLQRLAPCGTERDTARNRQLFYSQYAALLLIGFFNPVLKSARALVAASGLKKVQQLAGGQKVSAGAFSEASSVFDPSLLEGLVHELRRQFARHQFRVSRSGRLGRLPNPIVERLVAVDGTVLSALPQIAARLGRGSQGQWRLHTQLRIHDQRVVASTLTEEPAKGPHSERAVTLQQIQAREPQPAGAPGDLYILDRGYRSAVVFNELVEARCDYVCRLNRGDGRVVEGPVNDANGHAVQLPALTEADRAAGVVADELIALGGGSGASPARTNHVVRRITVEPVPGRPSSARQGRLRSDQTGREGLILATTLLDLPAEQVVLIYECRWQIELFFRFLKQVLGCQQLLSAKTRGVEIQLYCSLLAGLLLALATGGNLSRRAYEMVCLYMTGWADDEELLAAFPQPP, encoded by the coding sequence ATGGCGGAGAAGGGGCTGACGGAGGAGGAGCGGCGGGAGCTGATTGGTCCTTTGGCCGGGACCGTCCTGCTGCGGCGCATCTTTCCGCTGCTGCAACGATTGGCTCCCTGCGGGACAGAACGCGACACCGCTCGCAACCGGCAGCTGTTCTACAGCCAGTATGCCGCGCTCCTCCTGATCGGCTTCTTCAACCCCGTTCTCAAGTCCGCCCGGGCGCTCGTCGCAGCCTCGGGACTGAAAAAGGTCCAACAGCTCGCCGGCGGGCAAAAGGTCTCGGCCGGGGCCTTCTCCGAGGCCTCGTCCGTCTTCGATCCCTCGCTCCTGGAAGGACTCGTTCACGAACTCCGCCGCCAGTTCGCCCGGCATCAGTTCCGCGTGAGCCGCAGCGGTCGGCTGGGACGCCTTCCCAACCCGATCGTCGAACGTCTCGTCGCCGTCGACGGGACCGTGCTGTCGGCCTTGCCGCAGATCGCCGCCCGGCTGGGACGCGGTTCTCAAGGCCAGTGGCGGCTGCACACCCAGCTTCGCATTCACGACCAGAGGGTCGTGGCCTCGACCCTCACCGAGGAGCCGGCCAAAGGGCCGCACTCCGAGCGCGCCGTCACGCTCCAGCAGATCCAGGCCCGCGAACCGCAACCCGCCGGTGCGCCGGGAGACCTTTATATTCTGGACCGGGGCTATCGCTCGGCCGTGGTGTTCAACGAACTGGTCGAAGCCCGCTGCGACTACGTCTGCCGGCTCAATCGCGGGGACGGTCGCGTGGTCGAGGGACCGGTCAACGACGCGAACGGTCATGCGGTTCAACTCCCCGCGCTCACCGAAGCCGATCGCGCCGCGGGGGTCGTGGCGGATGAACTGATCGCGCTGGGCGGCGGCAGCGGAGCCAGTCCCGCAAGAACCAATCACGTCGTGCGGCGGATCACCGTCGAGCCAGTGCCCGGTCGACCAAGTTCGGCAAGGCAGGGGCGGCTTCGCAGCGACCAGACCGGGCGGGAAGGCCTGATCCTGGCCACGACGCTGCTGGATCTCCCGGCCGAACAGGTGGTGCTAATCTATGAATGCCGGTGGCAGATCGAGCTGTTCTTCCGGTTTCTGAAGCAGGTGCTGGGCTGCCAGCAACTGCTCTCGGCGAAGACGCGGGGCGTGGAGATCCAGCTCTACTGTTCGCTGCTCGCCGGGCTGCTCCTGGCCCTGGCGACGGGAGGCAACCTGTCGCGTCGAGCGTATGAAATGGTCTGTCTCTACATGACCGGCTGGGCCGACGACGAAGAACTCCTCGCCGCCTTCCCCCAGCCGCCATAG
- a CDS encoding POT family MFS transporter — MTTTARYLTAPQPLTTMPPGIPYIVGNEAAERFSFYGMKAILTVYMTQYLLNWAGKSEPMTGAEAKTYVHLFVASAYFFPILGAILSDWLWGKYRTIFWLSLVYCLGHLALAVVPAREGLLLGLTLIAIGAGGIKPCVSAHVGDQFGEKNRHLLGRVFGWFYFSINFGSFISTLLTPWVLQHYGPHWAFGIPGILMGIATFLFWLGRNKFVHVPPGGRQFFRESFSYEGLDAIGRLIPLYLFVAIFWALYDQTASAWVIQAELMDRTTWWPSLTSGFPFITVERQEVLSSQLQAINPILILIYIPIFSYVIYPLLGRCFRLTSLRKVAIGFFLTAAAFAISGYAQLLIDRGETPHVQWQVWAYVVLTAAEVMVSITCLEFSYTQAPNKMKSLIMSLYLLSVSLGNALTSFVNWIIQDASGTSRLPGAQYYWFFTGLMLAAAVVFIPLALTFRERAYIQDEENAA, encoded by the coding sequence ATGACCACTACCGCCCGGTATCTGACCGCTCCTCAGCCGCTGACGACCATGCCGCCGGGGATTCCGTACATCGTCGGGAACGAGGCCGCCGAGCGGTTCAGCTTCTACGGCATGAAGGCGATCCTGACGGTCTACATGACCCAGTATCTGCTGAACTGGGCCGGCAAATCGGAGCCGATGACTGGCGCAGAGGCCAAGACCTACGTCCATTTGTTCGTGGCGTCCGCCTACTTTTTTCCGATTCTCGGGGCGATTCTGTCGGACTGGCTGTGGGGCAAGTACAGGACGATTTTCTGGCTGTCGCTCGTCTATTGCCTGGGACACCTCGCGCTGGCAGTCGTCCCGGCGCGGGAAGGACTGCTGCTGGGATTGACCCTGATCGCCATCGGGGCGGGCGGCATCAAGCCCTGCGTCTCCGCCCACGTCGGCGACCAGTTCGGCGAGAAGAATCGGCATCTGCTCGGGCGGGTCTTCGGCTGGTTCTACTTTTCGATTAACTTTGGTTCCTTCATTTCGACCCTGCTGACTCCGTGGGTGTTGCAGCACTATGGTCCGCACTGGGCGTTTGGAATTCCCGGAATCCTGATGGGGATCGCCACGTTCTTGTTCTGGCTGGGGCGCAACAAGTTCGTTCATGTCCCTCCCGGCGGTCGGCAGTTCTTTCGCGAGTCCTTCAGCTACGAGGGTCTGGATGCGATCGGCCGGCTGATACCGCTGTATCTGTTCGTTGCAATCTTCTGGGCTCTCTACGACCAGACGGCGTCAGCCTGGGTCATTCAGGCAGAGCTGATGGACCGGACGACATGGTGGCCGTCGCTGACGTCCGGATTTCCCTTTATCACCGTCGAGCGGCAGGAAGTCCTTTCGTCGCAACTGCAGGCGATTAATCCCATCCTGATTCTCATCTATATCCCGATCTTTTCGTACGTGATCTACCCGCTGCTGGGCAGGTGTTTTCGGTTGACCTCGCTGCGAAAAGTCGCCATCGGGTTCTTCCTGACCGCGGCGGCGTTCGCCATCAGCGGCTACGCGCAACTGCTGATTGACCGGGGAGAGACGCCGCACGTGCAGTGGCAGGTCTGGGCGTATGTGGTGTTGACCGCCGCCGAGGTGATGGTCTCGATCACCTGCCTGGAGTTTTCCTACACGCAGGCGCCGAACAAGATGAAGTCGCTGATCATGTCCCTGTATCTGCTGTCGGTCTCGTTAGGAAACGCGCTGACATCGTTCGTGAACTGGATCATTCAAGACGCCAGCGGCACGAGCCGGCTTCCCGGTGCGCAGTATTACTGGTTCTTCACCGGGCTCATGCTGGCGGCGGCGGTGGTCTTCATTCCGCTCGCGTTGACGTTCCGCGAGCGGGCCTACATCCAGGATGAAGAGAACGCGGCATAG
- a CDS encoding bifunctional lysylphosphatidylglycerol flippase/synthetase MprF: MPTLKTESLAAERRLDAAHGQSGLDTHVVWRREVHVFQHGEYFDSYLATEPGREEFWSSTGEGLISYTRRGRYVLVGGGLIAPDDHKPQLLQEFNEFLREKKLRSAFHNIGDHELPLFREHGYQVTKWGEEPVVDLGNITWGGKAYEWVRRQTNYCRRHGLQAFEVPHNELTPEQWSRTLEEMLEVGAESLADKPQNREMQFFEGRIGDHEVGLRRVFIVRSEEGLGRIEGFMVCTPMRGGTMWATELYRRRADAVRGTMAFLFHHVIQQFQDEGIQRVGLCLDPALRCGTKLPGDSAMVRLGMTWGEAWLGCVFDVAGLRHFKSRFRPRYENRYVCVQPRVTIGSLLAWARVCGLFDVNPWKVVKISAGRLRKYASRSTLAEVH; the protein is encoded by the coding sequence ATGCCGACTTTGAAGACAGAATCACTCGCCGCCGAGCGCAGGCTCGATGCTGCACACGGGCAATCCGGGCTGGACACCCATGTGGTCTGGCGACGGGAAGTCCACGTCTTTCAGCACGGCGAGTACTTCGATTCGTACCTCGCGACCGAACCGGGGCGCGAAGAGTTCTGGTCGAGCACCGGCGAAGGACTGATCTCCTACACCCGCCGCGGGCGCTACGTGCTGGTCGGCGGCGGACTGATTGCGCCCGACGACCACAAGCCACAGCTTCTGCAGGAGTTCAATGAGTTCCTGCGAGAAAAGAAGCTGCGGTCAGCCTTTCACAATATCGGCGATCACGAACTGCCGCTGTTCCGTGAACATGGCTACCAGGTGACGAAGTGGGGTGAGGAGCCGGTCGTCGATCTGGGAAACATCACCTGGGGCGGCAAGGCGTACGAATGGGTCCGCCGGCAGACGAATTACTGCCGCCGGCACGGTTTGCAGGCCTTCGAGGTTCCCCACAACGAACTGACGCCTGAGCAGTGGAGCCGGACCCTGGAAGAGATGCTCGAAGTCGGGGCCGAAAGCCTGGCCGACAAACCGCAGAACCGTGAAATGCAGTTCTTTGAAGGGCGGATCGGCGATCACGAAGTGGGACTCCGTCGCGTTTTCATCGTTCGCAGCGAAGAGGGGCTGGGTCGGATCGAAGGCTTCATGGTCTGTACGCCGATGCGCGGCGGGACGATGTGGGCCACCGAACTGTACCGTCGTCGCGCCGATGCGGTCCGCGGGACGATGGCCTTCCTGTTTCACCACGTGATTCAGCAGTTTCAGGACGAGGGAATCCAGCGCGTCGGACTCTGCCTGGACCCGGCGTTGCGCTGCGGCACGAAGCTGCCGGGGGACAGTGCGATGGTCCGCCTGGGGATGACGTGGGGCGAAGCGTGGCTGGGATGCGTGTTCGACGTCGCCGGCCTGCGGCATTTCAAAAGCCGCTTTCGCCCGCGATACGAAAACCGGTACGTCTGCGTGCAGCCGCGCGTGACCATCGGGTCGCTGCTGGCCTGGGCGCGCGTCTGCGGATTGTTCGACGTGAATCCCTGGAAGGTCGTCAAAATCTCGGCGGGGCGGCTCCGCAAGTACGCATCGCGGAGCACGCTGGCCGAGGTGCATTAA